A single genomic interval of Asterias amurensis chromosome 1, ASM3211899v1 harbors:
- the LOC139946776 gene encoding uncharacterized protein — translation MPLPKEKRPRSSSSSSESWPGSLNSRAERSRHAAKMRRDKEAVEISALSKLLPYPEEVISRLDKGSIIRLTTSYLRMKKFSQKEGNALLEELNQKAITSGEEPTAASATKQSGDVNDGALMLQALNGFVIFISRKGKIFYVSENVGKHLGIHQYELTGNTIMEFIHPEDQKELAKQFVVQIPGQQTYKGYGMENAGDAPTSISFNCFDKKEDEILPITDYVQERQFFLRMRSVMSRRGSGGKGKVIGYRVVNFCGRLKLMCSSSSKGYTVEGLISLCRPIQPQPILEVRMDGNMFMSRHRLDMCFTFCDPRIITLIGYEPHELIGKTVYQFHNPLDARKVSDCHSKLIVKGTSATKYYRFMGKNGSWVWLQTRATIIYNTNNVAQYVVCMNYVIGKDAGERQLLMEQMSKMKASSEICGSIADSDCGDSIASPSSDSGSYAASCVDSPRSADSPGTSGIGSCSDFDEPSLKHIKREMDNFDMTLIPKSVRDNETIMKPLDPTQEISFASLLKMDNLKKMYGGTEKMDTSERTEVPFKKQDSTESDASAAPAKAANVGSIEGPFDNPHLHGSADIQQSFQRATQNTSEKLFPMSVFSPISEVGSDSSSTADSVSSPPMEVVPSEGRDNRMISVGEDDESLFKDLLELTKNDNMDDSLSQHDRELPRMSFSVNSPSNLSQLLNTQSAASVSVGVSSPESQELNEEDGEDDVFSTPPEAKDASPSILAGLLTKLPTQQPTNGAECPSMVLQQGQGNTTFMGMSITKVDPMMSGGLPQLPDDIANFSLEFCQPVMDQATCDAIASLGGYLSPDSTEKITSGGSATITEISDLEEANLMSGPLDQEYKTSPRGISNVSPVTSQVPNSTMQNQTLPYLLEQSNNSTPGIMQEQLIVTERISQLEIKDSRIGPKATESSSGAPILHALLLSSNRGENMTEKSRAQRPPPLSSNGLNSMNDVLGPITPSTKAAVEAVDSLIQDFDEVTGTIREEVLPSINGNNNMVNQENYVLLQQLEEQRQRMAEEHRRQQQILMETQVQQQKLLDEQRRKLLEEQQQQLSNQTLQQSLMRKQMQFKLQQQQQQQQQQQQQQQQQQQQQQALLAQQINISSGMQRQHSQGPDVQTNNGVSNSAVFTEDPQGYTQNMSEFAGQQNRTISAALPITGQHRQHHQQMQQYSASPPQGIMDPFNVQQQRGSPPFMGNSPSSMGSPPTMQQYAAQQQQHQQQKQLPTHRNYPGQMQPAYCRPQQQSTRIPLPQEQTNTNSMLFQSLQWSGTETSTMTPHQGNGMNIRTIEQSDIDFGLASNHLLQHQQ, via the exons GGCGGAGCGGTCTCGCCATGCAGCCAAGATGAGGCGGGACAAGGAGGCAGTGGAGATCTCGGCCCTGTCAAAGCTCCTCCCGTACCCAGAGGAAGTGATCAGTCGCCTGGACAAGGGCTCTATCATAAGACTCACCACAAGCTACCTCCGCATGAAAAAGTTCTCCCAGAAAG AGGGGAATGCACTATTGGAAGAGTTGAACCAGAAAGCAATTACCTCTGGAGAAGAGCCCACCGCTGCCTCAGCAACAAAACAAAGCGGCGACGTGAATGATGGCGCCCTTATGCTACAG GCCTTAAACGGATTTGTAATTTTCATCTCGCGCAAAGGGAAGATTTTCTACGTCTCAGAGAACGTCGGTAAACATCTCGGCATCCATCAG TATGAGCTGACTGGGAATACCATTATGGAGTTCATCCACCCGGAGGATCAGAAGGAGCTTGCGAAGCAGTTTGTTGTCCAGATACCAGGTCAGCAGACCTACAAAGGCTATGGGATGGAGAACGCAGGCGATGCACCAACCTCGATCAGCTTCAACTGTTTTGACAAAAAAG AAGACGAGATCCTACCAATTACAGATTATGTCCAAGAGAGGCAGTTCTTCCTGAGGATGCGTTCGGTCATGTCCAGACGTGGGTCTGGGGGTAAAGGCAAAGTCATCGGCTACAGG GTAGTGAATTTCTGTGGCCGTTTAAAGCTGATGTGCTCCAGTAGCAGCAAGGGATACACTGTTGAGGGCCTGATCAGCCTGTGTCGTCCCATCCAACCCCAGCCCATCTTAGAGGTGCGGATGGACGGTAACATGTTCATGAGCAGACACAGGTTGGATATGTGCTTCACATTCTGTGATCCTAG GATTATTACTCTCATTGGCTACGAGCCACATGAGCTGATTGGGAAAACCGTCTACCAGTTTCATAATCCTCTAGATGCAAGGAAAGTCAGTGACTGTCACTCTAAAT TGATTGTGAAAGGCACCAGCGCTACTAAGTATTACCGCTTCATGGGCAAGAATGGTTCGTGGGTGTGGTTGCAGACACGAGCAACTATAATTTACAACACCAACAATGTGGCACAGTACGTAGTCTGCATGAACTATGTTATTGG GAAAGATGCTGGGGAAAGACAGTTACTAATGGAGCAGATGTCAAAAATGAAAGCATCAAGTGAAATATGTGGCAGCATAGCAGACAGCGACTGCGGCGACAGCATTGCCAGCCCGAGCAGTGACAGTGGCAGTTATGCTGCTAGCTGTGTAGACTCTCCTAGAAGTGCCGATTCACCAGGAACCTCTGGCATCGGGTCTTGCTCAGACTTTGACGAGCCCTCACTGAAACACATCAAGAGGGAGATGGACAACTTTGATATGACCCTCATCCCTAAATCGGTCAGAGACAATGAAACAATCATGAAACCCTTGGATCCAACCCAGGAGATCAGTTTTGCTTCGCTTCTGAAGATGGACAACTTGAAGAAGATGTACGGAGGAACAGAAAAAATGGACACTTCGGAGAGAACGGAAGTCCCATTTAAGAAACAAGATAGTACGGAGTCAGATGCTAGTGCAGCACCTGCGAAAGCAGCCAATGTTGGAAGCATTGAGGGACCCTTTGATAATCCTCACTTGCACGGGTCAGCCGACATTCAACAGTCCTTCCAAAGAGCAACTCAGAATACCTCAGAAAAATTATTTCCAATGTCTGTTTTCTCACCGATTAGTGAGGTGGGATCAGACTCGAGTAGTACGGCCGATTCGGTGAGTTCACCACCGATGGAGGTCGTGCCTTCAGAAGGGAGGGACAACCGTATGATCAGTGTCGGTGAGGACGACGAAAGTTTATTCAAGGACCTCTTGGAGTTGACCAAGAATGACAATATGGATGACTCACTGAGCCAGCATGACAGGGAACTTCCCAGGATGTCATTCAGTGTGAACAGTCCGAGCAACCTGAGCCAGTTGTTAAACACTCAAAGCGCTGCCAGTGTCTCGGTCGGGGTCTCCAGCCCAGAGTCCCAGGAACTGAACGAGGAGGATGGTGAGGACGACGTCTTCAGCACTCCACCTGAGGCAAAAGATGCTTCCCCCAGTATTTTAGCTGGACTTTTGACCAAACTGCCAACACAGCAACCGACAAATGGTGCCGAATGCCCTTCCATGGTTCTTCAGCAGGGTCAAGGTAACACAACCTTCATGGGTATGTCCATCACTAAAGTGGATCCCATGATGTCCGGGGGTCTCCCCCAGCTTCCTGATGACATTGCTAATTTCTCACTGGAATTTTGCCAGCCGGTCATGGACCAGGCGACGTGTGACGCCATAGCGTCTTTAGGGGGATACCTGTCACCCGACTCCACGGAAAAGATCACAAGTGGTGGAAGTGCCACCATAACAGAAATCAGTGACTTGGAGGAAGCAAACCTCATGTCAGGCCCTTTAGACCAAGAATACAAAACTAGTCCCAGGGGAATTTCAAATGTGTCGCCGGTTACCTCGCAAGTACCGAACAGCACAATGCAAAACCAGACCCTACCGTACCTGCTCGAGCAGTCGAACAATTCAACGCCTGGCATTATGCAGGAACAGCTGATTGTCACTGAGAGGATATCACAGTTGGAGATTAAGGACAGCAGAATTGGTCCTAAGGCCACTGAATCATCTTCTGGTGCGCCGATCCTACACGCATTGCTCCTCAGTAGTAATAGGGGGGAAAACATGACAGAAAAGTCCAGGGCGCAACGGCCACCCCCACTCAGCAGTAATGGATTGAACAGTATGAACGATGTCTTGGGCCCCATCACCCCTTCCACCAAAGCAGCTGTAGAGGCAGTGGACTCATTAATTCAGGACTTTGATGAAGTGACTGGTACTATTAGGGAGGAAGTGCTGCCCTCCATCAATGGCAACAATAATATGGTGAACCAGGAGAACTATGTTTTGCTGCAGCAGTTGGAGGAGCAGCGGCAACGTATGGCTGAGGAGCATCGGCGACAGCAGCAGATTCTTATGGAAACCCAAGTGCAGCAGCAGAAGCTGCTAGATGAGCAGCGTCGAAAGCTGCTGGAAGAACAGCAGCAACAACTTTCTAATCAAACACTCCAGCAGTCTTTAATGCGTAAGCAAATGCAGTTTAAattacaacagcagcagcaacagcagcagcaacaacagcagcaacagcagcagcagcagcaacaacagcaagcTTTATTGGCCCAGCAAATAAACATTTCCAGTGGAATGCAGAGACAGCACAGTCAGGGACCTGACGTGCAGACAAACAACGGCGTGTCCAACTCTGCTGTTTTCACAGAGGATCCACAGGGTTATACTCAAAATATGTCTGAGTTTGCTGGCCAGCAGAACCGAACAATTTCGGCAGCGCTTCCAATCACTGGCCAACACAGGCAACATCATCAACAAATGCAGCAGTACTCTGCCTCTCCTCCCCAAGGCATCATGGATCCTTTCAATGTTCAGCAGCAGCGTGGAAGCCCACCATTCATGGGAAACTCTCCCTCCTCTATGGGCAGCCCACCAACCATGCAGCAGTACGCagcacagcagcagcagcaccagcagcagaAGCAGCTACCAACTCACAGAAACTACCCCGGCCAGATGCAGCCAGCCTACTGCAGGCCGCAGCAACAAAGTACCCGGATTCCCCTGCCGCAAGAGCAAACCAACACCAACTCCATGTTGTTCCAGAGTTTGCAGTGGAGCGGGACGGAGACTTCAACTATGACGCCCCATCAAGGTAACGGTATGAACATTCGGACTATTGAGCAATCTGATATTGACTTTGGACTGGCAAGCAACCACTTGCTGCAGCATCAACAGTAA